A part of Sugiyamaella lignohabitans strain CBS 10342 chromosome D, complete sequence genomic DNA contains:
- a CDS encoding zf-C2H2 type zinc finger protein translates to MSVVSEETKRLFGCSQCSRRFTRHENLKRHIGTSHSHKPEYHQCKYCSKQLKRQDLLKRHVKLLHKDKFELDYGKPTTRARGGGGAAKAKAEQPSSSSMPLTDGSPASPSSDDGSTNGGVPKHIPKLYLPQFQAPDIPKTYDPKLHQYYSDLPFLPPKFLTHYKDIFCDRILDYFPIFDKKSFDEEKSAASLLRAIASIGCVVTGLPTDRKLGHELWESGFSLIEVFLSEEKEERYQLDWVQATISLLVFNGLFSFDGIADEQLMIFKRLWICDPRLSKVEGKIGDNSSDFILPCQFCYYVVNTLLIMFTQNKSWYLSMSDVEGYVPELEKKMTLSQSLVQLSKEPIELKEASATSLLLICGVYELLEHDLKLKRLFTEDIQATETFANKISRILENLAESIRLYYSNISTPPANTKLDLFWCLWHAAYIRTQVPELFFERPKGDIKVRQVHGVNSPYQTLKLELSSMKRSVNEKQESWHERYLRIAPSFTWSIQQLSARGELARSEIPIERMVYIRIIFYGILLIQKMETSKDEEDTQFLKRLTVELSNVSPSSTYPLLSQTIFQFTKDKMAAEGAWHIGSRLEEILNEYANFLNQPKIRGRVV, encoded by the coding sequence ATGTCTGTCGTGTCTGAAGAAACTAAGAGGCTTTTTGGATGTAGCCAGTGCTCTAGGAGGTTCACACGGCACGAGAACCTGAAGAGACATATTGGTACCAGTCACAGTCACAAACCAGAATATCATCAATGTAAATACTGCTCGAAGCAACTGAAAAGACAGGACCTGTTAAAAAGACATGTCAAGCTTCTACACAAGGACAAGTTTGAGCTTGACTATGGCAAACCAACCACCAGAGCTCGAGGAGGCGGCGGAGCTGCGAAGGCCAAGGCCGAACAGccttcgtcttcttcaatgcCTCTGACCGATGGGTCTCCAGCATCTCCTTCATCTGACGATGGTTCAACTAATGGAGGAGTTCCAAAACACATTCCAAAGTTATACTTACCGCAATTCCAAGCTCCAGACATTCCGAAAACTTATGACCCAAAATTACACCAATATTACAGCGACTTGCCATTCCTACCTCCAAAGTTCCTGACCCATTACAAAGATATCTTTTGCGATCGCATTCTTGATTACTTCCCAATCTTCGATAAAAAGtcatttgatgaagaaaagtCCGCTGCTTCGTTACTAAGGGCCATTGCTTCGATTGGCTGTGTAGTAACAGGACTCCCAACAGATAGAAAACTTGGTCACGAACTTTGGGAGAGCGGGTTTTCCTTGATTGAAGTGTttctttctgaagaaaaagaagagagatATCAATTGGACTGGGTACAGGCAACTATATCTCTTCTGGTTTTCAATGGTCTATTCAGTTTTGACGGAATTGCTGACGAACAACTGATGATATTCAAACGGCTATGGATTTGCGACCCCAGACTATCTAAAGTAGAAGGTAAAATCGGAGACAATAGCagtgattttattttgccCTGTCAATTTTGTTACTATGTTGTCAATACTTTGTTGATTATGTTTACCCAGAACAAATCTTGGTATTTGTCAATGAGTGATGTTGAGGGCTATGTTCCAGAgttggaaaagaaaatgaccCTGTCACAAAGTTTGGTACAGTTGTCGAAAGAACCAATTGAATTAAAAGAGGCATCGGCCACTagtttgttgctgatatgTGGTGTGTACGAGCTGTTAGAACACGATCTGAAGCTCAAGAGACTGTTTACTGAAGATATACAAGCCACTGAGACATTTGCTAATAAGATTTCGAGAATCCTGGAGAATCTCGCTGAATCAATTAGACTGTATTATTCCAACATCTCAACCCCTCCGGCCAATACCAAACTCGACTTGTTCTGGTGTCTCTGGCATGCTGCTTATATCCGTACACAAGTCCCTGAATTGTTCTTTGAACGACCAAAAGGCGATATCAAGGTTCGCCAAGTCCACGGAGTAAACAGTCCATATCAAACTCTGAAGCTGGAACTGAGTTCAATGAAGCGATCTGTCAACGAGAAACAGGAGAGTTGGCATGAACGATACCTGAGAATAGCACCCAGCTTCACATGGAGTATACAACAACTATCAGCCCGGGGGGAGTTAGCCCGGTCGGAAATTCCTATTGAGAGAATGGTGTACATACGAATTATCTTCTACGGAATTTTGCTAATCCAAAAAATGGAAACGAGtaaagacgaagaagacactCAGTTTTTAAAGCGACTCACGGTCGAGCTGAGTAACGTCAGTCCCAGCTCCACATACCCGCTGTTGTCGCAAACGATATTTCAATTTACAAAAGATAAAATGGCTGCTGAGGGAGCATGGCACATTGGCTCCCGTCTGGAGGAGATCCTAAACGAATATGCCAACTTCCTCAACCAGCCCAAAATTAGAGGTAGAGTAGTGTAA
- the TNA1 gene encoding Tna1p (High affinity nicotinic acid plasma membrane permease; responsible for uptake of low levels of nicotinic acid; expression of the gene increases in the absence of extracellular nicotinic acid or para-aminobenzoate (PABA); GO_component: GO:0016021 - integral component of membrane [Evidence IEA,IEA]; GO_component: GO:0016021 - integral component of membrane [Evidence ISM] [PMID 12192589]; GO_component: GO:0005887 - integral component of plasma membrane [Evidence ISS] [PMID 9678606]; GO_component: GO:0016020 - membrane [Evidence IEA,IEA]; GO_component: GO:0005739 - mitochondrion [Evidence IDA] [PMID 14576278]; GO_component: GO:0005739 - mitochondrion [Evidence IDA] [PMID 16823961]; GO_function: GO:0015663 - nicotinamide mononucleotide transmembrane transporter activity [Evidence IMP] [PMID 10869563]; GO_process: GO:0015890 - nicotinamide mononucleotide transport [Evidence IEP,IMP] [PMID 10869563]; GO_process: GO:0055085 - transmembrane transport [Evidence IEA]; GO_process: GO:0006810 - transport [Evidence IEA]): protein MSGKSPEIVTEGAVSDIDPKQNKALLHKMDRVILPIVSFLYLLAYLDRSNIGNVASDLVEDLNLHGSQLNAGISVFYCIYVLVETPATVVARMVGISRFLAVVMVGWSLVVLFSGFMQSIVGLIITRLLLGMFEGCLFPVITIYLTSIYQQDELNTRLAYFFGASALSGAFGGLLAWAILQMDGVAGMRGWRWLYIIEGLISFLGVVVVYFGLPDEIEHAWFLNDSDKEIIVQRTEINRHYYGEQTFKWSDVRRAFKDPKVYISATAQFCSDVVLYGFSTFLPAIIKTLGYTNLSVQYMTIPVYICGAVVFLSVAMLADYTGKRFIYLVMAGLTVMAGYIILLTDTHHRVQYLGTFLCAMGLYICVGLNIGWLNNNNSPHYKRAAALGFQQTVGNCAGIVAGQIYIAKSAPRYILGHAFSLGCIVVALLCYCCMATYLMAQNRRKRTRLANGTSDPNADGDDSDHFIYIY, encoded by the coding sequence ATGAGCGGAAAGAGTCCAGAAATTGTCACCGAAGGTGCTGTTTCGGACATCGATCCAAAGCAAAATAAAGCCCTTCTTCACAAGATGGATCGCGTTATATTGCCAATAGTATCatttctttatttattggcTTATCTTGATAGAAGTAATATTGGTAATGTGGCGAGTGATCTAGTTGAAGATTTGAATCTTCATGGATCCCAGCTGAATGCTGGTATCAGTGTTTTCTATTGCATTTATGTTCTTGTAGAGACTCCTGCTACGGTTGTAGCGAGAATGGTTGGAATTTCTCGGTTCCTGGCAGTAGTAATGGTCGGTTGGTCATTAGTAGTACTGTTTTCCGGGTTCATGCAGAGTATTGTGGGTCTAATCATTACAAGATTGTTACTGGGAATGTTCGAGGGGTGTCTATTCCCAGTAATCACTATTTATCTTACTAGCATTTACCAGCAGGACGAGCTGAATACAAGACTGGCCTACTTTTTTGGTGCATCAGCTTTATCTGGTGCATTTGGTGGACTTTTAGCATGGGCTATATTGCAAATGGATGGAGTTGCCGGCATGAGAGGTTGGAGATGGCTGTATATTATCGAGGGTCTTATCTCGTTTCTAGGAGTGGTGGTTGTATATTTTGGGCTGCCTGATGAGATTGAACATGCGTGGTTTTTGAACGATTCCGACAAGGAGATTATTGTCCAAAGGACTGAAATCAATAGGCATTATTATGGCGAGCAGACGTTTAAATGGTCGGATGTTCGTAGAGCATTTAAAGATCCAAAGGTTTACATATCAGCCACAGCTCAGTTCTGTAGTGATGTTGTCCTGTATGGATTCTCGACATTTCTTCCTGCAATTATTAAAACACTGGGCTACACCAATCTCAGTGTTCAATATATGACCATTCCGGTGTATATCTGTGGAGCGGTTGTTTTCCTTTCGGTGGCCATGCTGGCTGATTATACAGGCAAAAGATTCATTTATTTGGTGATGGCAGGACTGACTGTAATGGCTGGATACATCATATTACTGACCGACACTCATCACCGGGTCCAGTACCTTGGCACATTCCTCTGTGCTATGGGGTTGTACATCTGTGTTGGATTAAACATTGGCTGGCTGAATAACAATAACTCGCCTCATTATAAACGAGCTGCTGCACTTGGATTCCAACAAACTGTAGGAAATTGTGCTGGTATCGTGGCTGGTCAGATATATATAGCCAAGTCTGCTCCAAGATACATATTAGGACATGCCTTTTCGCTCGGATGTATAGTTGTCGCTCTACTCTGTTACTGTTGTATGGCTACCTACCTAATGGCACAAAACAGACGGAAGAGGACCAGACTGGCAAACGGCACTTCTGATCCGAACGCCGATGGCGACGACTCGGAccattttatttatatatactaG
- the JLP1 gene encoding Jlp1p (Fe(II)-dependent sulfonate/alpha-ketoglutarate dioxygenase; involved in sulfonate catabolism for use as a sulfur source; contains sequence that resembles a J domain (typified by the E. coli DnaJ protein); induced by sulphur starvation; GO_component: GO:0005575 - cellular_component [Evidence ND]; GO_function: GO:0051213 - dioxygenase activity [Evidence IEA]; GO_function: GO:0046872 - metal ion binding [Evidence IEA]; GO_function: GO:0016491 - oxidoreductase activity [Evidence IEA,IEA]; GO_function: GO:0000907 - sulfonate dioxygenase activity [Evidence IDA] [PMID 10482536]; GO_process: GO:0046306 - alkanesulfonate catabolic process [Evidence IEA]; GO_process: GO:0055114 - oxidation-reduction process [Evidence IEA,IEA]; GO_process: GO:0044273 - sulfur compound catabolic process [Evidence IMP] [PMID 10482536]), with amino-acid sequence MAPSTTTTTTTKAADVPQYVLLKNKFKQQAQTHEGPSPWAEKYTEGPSYKPSKEYLKASGALDGAYKFDEITPQIGREYPEAQLRDILNDESKLRDLAITISRRGVVFFRNQDLTIEEQKTLALQLGKLTGVPETSGLHIHPTAPAGGFLKDGTDETDPEVSIISSKLGKELYLRDKLIVNKKRAANGWHSDITFEPVPSSYAILKVVEKPPTGGDTLWASGYALYEKLSPSFRAYLETLTGTYAQPGFKKAAEGKFEIYSGERGAPENVGDELTAVHPLIRTNPVTGWKSIFALGHHFTSINGLTDDESLLIKEYINELLYGSHDIQVRFKWGKNDVALWDNRSVYHTATNDYYEASEFERTGVRTVGIGERPFLDPKSKSRTEDLQESGVTV; translated from the coding sequence atggcTCCCTctactaccactacaaCCACTACTAAGGCAGCTGACGTTCCACAATACGTCTTGCTTAAGAACAAGTTCAAGCAACAAGCTCAAACCCACGAGGGTCCATCTCCTTGGGCTGAGAAGTACACAGAGGGACCTTCCTACAAGCCCTCAAAAGAGTACTTGAAAGCTTCAGGCGCTTTGGACGGAGCTTACAAATTCGACGAGATCACTCCTCAAATTGGCAGAGAATACCCAGAAGCCCAACTCCGTGATATTCTCAACGACGAGTCCAAACTTAGAGACCTTGCCATCACTATTTCTAGACGTGGTGTCGTTTTCTTTAGAAACCAAGATCTTACCATTGAGGAACAAAAGACTCTTGCCCTCCAGCTTGGCAAGCTTACTGGTGTTCCAGAGACCTCAGGTCTTCATATCCACCCCACTGCTCCAGCTGGTGGTTTCCTCAAGGACGGTACTGATGAGACTGATCCAGAGGTTTCAATTATTTCATCTAAACTTGGTAAGGAATTGTACTTGAGAGACAAGCTTATTGTCAACAAGAAGAGAGCTGCTAATGGCTGGCACTCTGATATCACTTTCGAGCCTGTTCCTTCTAGTTATGCCATTTTGAAGGTTGTCGAAAAGCCCCctactggtggtgatactCTTTGGGCCAGTGGATATGCTCTTTACGAGAAGCTTTCTCCATCCTTCAGAGCTTACCTTGAGACCTTGACGGGAACCTATGCTCAACCCGGATTCAAGAAGGCTGCTGAGGGCAAGTTCGAAATTTACTCTGGCGAGCGTGGTGCTCCCGAGAACGTCGGTGACGAATTGACTGCCGTTCACCCTCTTATCAGAACCAACCCAGTCACCGGCTGGAAGAGTATCTTCGCACTTGGCCACCACTTCACCTCTATCAACGGACTCACTGACGACGAGAGTCTTCTCATTAAGGAGTACATCAACGAGCTGCTCTACGGCTCGCACGACATCCAAGTGAGATTCAAGTGGGGTAAGAACGACGTTGCCCTCTGGGACAACCGTTCTGTCTACCACACTGCCACCAACGACTACTACGAGGCCTCTGAGTTTGAGAGAACCGGAGTCAGAACCGTCGGCATCGGCGAGCGTCCCTTCTTGGACCCCAAGTCTAAGAGCAGAACCGAGGACCTGCAGGAATCTGGCGTCACTGTTTAG
- the AFG1 gene encoding Afg1p (Protein that may act as a chaperone for cytochrome c oxidase subunits; conserved protein; may act as a chaperone in the degradation of misfolded or unassembled cytochrome c oxidase subunits; localized to matrix face of the mitochondrial inner membrane; member of the AAA family but lacks a protease domain; GO_component: GO:0005743 - mitochondrial inner membrane [Evidence IDA] [PMID 17430883]; GO_component: GO:0005739 - mitochondrion [Evidence IDA] [PMID 14562095]; GO_component: GO:0005739 - mitochondrion [Evidence IDA] [PMID 14576278]; GO_component: GO:0005739 - mitochondrion [Evidence IDA] [PMID 16823961]; GO_function: GO:0005524 - ATP binding [Evidence IEA,IEA]; GO_function: GO:0003674 - molecular_function [Evidence ND]; GO_function: GO:0000166 - nucleotide binding [Evidence IEA]; GO_process: GO:0034599 - cellular response to oxidative stress [Evidence IMP] [PMID 17430883]; GO_process: GO:0006515 - misfolded or incompletely synthesized protein catabolic process [Evidence IMP] [PMID 17430883]; GO_process: GO:0016558 - protein import into peroxisome matrix [Evidence IMP] [PMID 19118449]): MRYGHRNTDVCEEILASLEDLHTSLEKYQPPVIVPTDEKPKQSSFGGLFSKMFSSKNRVESLKPAPDHPKGIYLYGDVGCGKTFLMDMFYTTVPKHLTKKRIHFHAFMQDVHKRSHRLHMEHGPDYDTAPAIADEIAKEANVLCFDEFQVTDVADAMILRRLISILYSETHGVVTFMTSNRKPDDLYMNGVQRASFIPCIEALKQENKVVYLHSTIDYRKIARPSSGSYFFPPSGKTLSSVKEDADKHAKQWLDYFCQGASVNENEELSIWGRPLVVPKSAPGVAAQFTFDQLCGKPLSAADYLELTRNYNRFVVTDIPLLSIRRTDLTRRFITFLDAAYESHSKLAVTAERPFEHLFIDEGPIIKSEAPKDVKDLDDPDSDFLGDGTMFSGEEEKFAFSRALSRLKQMSSKQWLDDGFDRE, translated from the coding sequence ATGCGATATGGTCATAGAAATACTGACGTTTGTGAAGAAATCCTAGCATCTTTGGAGGATTTGCATACCAGTTTAGAGAAATATCAGCCTCCTGTGATTGTTCCAACTGATGAGAAGCCCAAACAGTCGTCGTTTGGAGGACTGTTTTCCAAGATGTTCAGCAGTAAGAATAGAGTTGAATCATTGAAACCGGCGCCTGACCACCCTAAGgggatttatttatatggaGATGTTGGATGTGGAAAGACGTTTTTAATGGATATGTTTTATACCACAGTTCCAAAACACCTGACTAAGAAGCGAATTCATTTCCACGCTTTTATGCAGGACGTTCACAAGAGATCGCATAGATTACACATGGAACATGGCCCTGACTATGATACTGCACCAGCCATTGCTGATGAGATTGCCAAGGAGGCTAATGTGTTGTGTTTTGACGAGTTTCAGGTGACAGATGTGGCGGACGCCATGATTTTGAGACGTCTCATTAGCATTTTGTACTCGGAGACTCATGGAGTAGTGACGTTCATGACGTCCAACCGTAAACCAGACGACTTATACATGAACGGAGTTCAACGGGCGTCATTCATCCCCTGTATTGAGGCTTTGAAACAAGAGAACAAAGTTGTATATTTGCATTCGACTATAGATTATAGAAAAATAGCCCGTCCATCCAGCGGCAGCTATTTCTTCCCCCCATCAGGTAAGACTTTGAGCAGCGTTAAAGAAGATGCCGACAAGCATGCGAAGCAATGGCTAGATTATTTCTGCCAAGGTGCCAGTGTTAATGAGAATGAAGAGCTGTCAATTTGGGGGCGACCATTAGTTGTTCCCAAATCAGCCCCCGGTGTAGCTGCACAGTTCACATTTGACCAGCTCTGTGGAAAGCCTCTCAGTGCCGCTGATTACCTAGAATTGACCCGGAATTATAATAGATTCGTGGTCACAGATATTCCTCTGCTATCCATTCGTCGAACTGATCTGACGAGAAGATTCATTACCTTTTTGGATGCTGCATATGAAAGTCACTCCAAGCTTGCTGTAACCGCCGAGCGTCCTTTCGAgcatttgtttattgatGAGGGTCCTATTATCAAATCAGAGGCACCCAAAGATGTTAAAGATCTAGACGACCCCGACTCCGACTTTCTTGGAGATGGTACTATGTTCTCCGGCGAAGAGGAGAAGTTTGCATTTTCGCGAGCATTGAGTCGTCTCAAACAGATGTCCAGTAAACAGTGGTTAGATGACGGATTCGATCGAGAGTAA